In Solea senegalensis isolate Sse05_10M linkage group LG6, IFAPA_SoseM_1, whole genome shotgun sequence, one genomic interval encodes:
- the si:ch211-14k19.8 gene encoding flocculation protein FLO11 isoform X2, giving the protein MQLHACLLLFIITTDKTLVLSLSDCGGDVSVGQEPVGHISLMLPGPFTDTNRLNSVNHQSDKSISNCTWMIDIPLGKSLILKVALLDSGSRISVHCVWNKEDHGQVLERGGTALLSGCDGNKATLTWTGVGHSSNVIQLSYHVQEDERNSSLDNTSPYSVRDHMHSTRIGTSFTSTAPPELVRRTETVRGHLHEGLESSTRLQSVSGPSSLEQDLLHPTSPLQGLSADERGTLPFPEEGPNNGADTSGVAHRTDSPVSATHPYFQHALHTEPSNTETSSSNELPQTQTALTDATASKSSTFIGTGTYKPATSHTVTHSTSQSYHTLSTSITVPITSSPSELPLLTTWENATVLIPHSGTPGESQAHSRRNQRSTDRIISDLTSAITTDPSESPSDPWQDSSGSVHVDRKPTGSSTSSQSHAMTQLSSTSYITESDNAFSSFHPVMSGTGSFESVASDVSSPTALFEPSGQFDDTVKLHTPTASTQSQTNLPQSTGSLTRSPHMSSTATQTQMTTERAQRRFLDRLLTTDTIPSSLGVTTVEGSTSTFTGPSPSPSEALTSAGVVQNSAVTGTTTETSTQYPTYTHELAPTNSPVHPVPSSTFLQQSATTHTHTTDISHNSHTPTSLSSVTESTTMPKVFANHQTEPTSAQTSTMKSASSLTPSHEYISTTLSSLLSFTSARSDNGDRDADVETEDESWQPFHSISSTRTPTAGPPQRHPPWTTPHSGQESSAAPTASPLTSEPTQCSTTSRTPQFYIVPDQPAAVRVESIELLLQIIVEESRSAFTSGLEEDTIAWVEPYLQKAPGFSRLLGVWSSGHAVQSLVEFKASGALHWLSVTGPNSLLERTGLAQAARERRSFRSSKITNITLGGLQGDVCDWLLQCPAGYRCASHPETAAYNCSSACHFDYCHHHGICTHHPGQLPVCRCLVGDDFWYMGQRCDMRMTRARLVGACLAVLLIMVAVIGVLAFVAVRRYRAILIQAKVDQTRSSYRRFNHFDELSGRFWLRSWAGSADSVDNPAFTRSDELLHLRALDRPCCYHDDTLSLASTCPSHGTHINTIYPHSSQYGWRGSGVSMGEGVLDSGKASDLSVCSWPVEPIHWTPFPLLQQLASHRTPTVRVSRPRSYCEGMELVEMGKSWTA; this is encoded by the exons ATGCAGCTTCACGCCTGcctgctgctttttattatCACAACAG aTAAAACATTGGTCTTGTCGCTCTCAGACTGTGGTGGAGATGTCAGTGTGGGTCAGGAGCCAGTCGGTCACATTAGTCTCATGTTACCTGGACCTTTTACTGACACTAACAGGCTCAACTCTGTGAACCACCAGTCTGACAAAAGCATTTCAAACTGTACATGGATGATTGATATTCCATTAGGTAAGTCCCTCATTTTAAAGGTAGCGTTGTTGGACAGCGGTTCACGGATATCAGTGCACTGTGTCTGGAACAAAGAAGATCATGGTCAGGTCCTGGAGAGAGGGGGGACAGCTCTGCTCTCCGGCTGTGATGGAAACAAAGCCACCCTCACTTGGACAGGAGTGGGACACTCCTCAAATGTAATTCAGCTGTCCTATCATG TCCAGGAAGATGAGAGGAATTCCTCGTTGGACAACACCAGCCCATATTCAGTCCGAGACCATATGCATTCGACTCGGATAGGCACCAGCTTTACAAGCACAGCTCCTCCAGAGTTGGTGAGAAGGACAGAGACGGTGAGAGGTCACCTCCATGAAGGTCTGGAGTCGAGTACAAGACTTCAGTCTGTGTCTGGTCCGTCCTCTCTGGAGCAGGACCTGCTACACCCCACCTCACCCCTACAGGGACTCAGTGCTGATGAGAGGGGAACTCTCCCTTTTCCTGAGGAAGGACCAAACAATGGAGCGGATACATCTGGTGTTGCTCACCGCACCGATAGTCCCGTATCTGCAACACACCCCTATTTTCAGCATGCACTCCACACAGAACcatcaaacacagaaacaagctCTAGCAATGAGCTCCCTCAAACCCAGACGGCACTGACAGATGCAACAGCCAGTAAATCCAGCACCTTTATTGGCACAGGCACATACAAACCTGCAACAAGTCACACGGTTACACATTCAACCTCACAAAGTTATCACACACTGTCCACCTCCATTACCGTGCCTATCACTTCTTCTCCGTCTGAGCTACCTCTCCTGACAACCTGGGAGAATGCTACTGTCCTAATCCCTCATAGTGGGACACCTGGGGAGAGTCAAGCCCACTCCAGGAGAAACCAGAGAAGCACAGACCGAATCATCTCAGATCTGACCTCTGCTATCACTACTGACCCTTCAGAGTCACCCTCTGACCCTTGGCAGGATTCCTCAGGCAGTGTGCATGTTGATAGAAAACCCACTGGATCATCTACATCCTCACAGTCTCATGCCATGACTCAGCTGTCATCCACCAGCTACATCACAGAGTCTGACAATGCTTTTAGTTCATTTCATCCAGTCATGAGTGGAACCGGCTCATTTGAATCAGTAGCATCTGATGTTTCCAGTCCAACGGCTTTGTTTGAGCCTTCTGGTCAATTTGATGACACAGTGAAGCTGCACACTCCCACTGCTTCCACACAGAGTCAAACTAACTTGCCGCAAAGCACAGGGAGCCTCACACGCTCTCCTCACATGTCTTCTacagccacacagacacaaatgacGACAGAGAGGGCTCAAAGAAGGTTCCTTGATAGACTTTTGACCACAGACACTATTCCCTCCTCCCTCGGTGTTACAACAGTTGAAGGCAGTACTTCAACTTTCACAGGTCCATCACCATCACCCAGTGAAGCACTGACATCGGCAGGTGTTGTCCAAAACTCAGCTGTAACAGGAACAACTACCGAAACGTCTACACAATATCCAACTTACACACATGAACTCGCACCAACAAATTCACCTGTTCATCCTGTACCATCCAGTACTTTTCTACAGCAGTCTGCAACTACTCACACACATACCACCGACATTTCACACAACTCTCACACACCCAcatctctgtcctctgtgacCGAGTCCACCACCATGCCAAAAGTCTTTGCCAACCACCAAACTGAGCCTACATCAGCACAAACATCAACAATGAAATCTGCATCTTCACTCACACCATCCCATGAATACATTAGTACTACGCTTTCGTCTCTGCTGTCATTCACAAGTGCAAGATCAGATAACGGTGATAGAGATGCAGACGTAGAGACGGAGGATGAGTCTTGGCAACCTTTTCACAGCATCTCATCCACACGCACTCCCACAGCTGGACCACCACAGCGACATCCACCATGGACAACCCCACATTCAGGTCAGGAGAGCAGTGCAGCACCCACAGCTTCTCCCTTAACCTCTGAACCCACTCAGTGCTCCACAACCAGTCGGACACCCCAGTTTTACATCGTGCCAGACCAGCCTGCAGCTGTTCGAG TGGAGTCaattgagctgctgctgcaaataATTGTTGAAGAGTCCAGATCAGCTTTTACCTCTGGCTTGGAGGAGGACACTATTGCCTGG GTGGAACCTTATCTACAGAAAGCCCCAGGGTTCAGCAGGCTGCTGGGGGTCTGGAGCAG tggCCATGCAGTGCAGAGTTTGGTGGAGTTTAAAGCCAGCGGTGCTCTGCACTGGCTCAGTGTGACGGGTCCAAACTCACTGCTGGAACGAACAGGTCTCGCTCAGGCTGCTCGTGAAAGGAGGAGCTTCAGATCGTCCAAGATCACCAACATCACACTGGGAG GTCTGCAGGGCGACGTGTGTGACTGGTTACTTCAGTGTCCTGCAGGCTACAGATGTGCGTCCCACCCTGAAACTGCAGCATATAACTGCTCCTCCGCCTGTCACTTTGACTACTGTCACCACCATGGCATCTGTACGCACCATCCAGGCCAACTCCCAGTGTGCCG CTGCCTTGTGGGAGACGACTTCTGGTACATGGGCCAGAGGTGCGACATGAGGATGACTCGTGCGCGGCTCGTGGGTGCGTGTCTTGCAGTCTTACTCATCATGGTGGCAGTCATCGGGGTTTTGGCCTTTGTGGCAGTGCGACGCTACCGAGCCATTCTGATCCAGGCTAAAGTCGACCAAACTCGCAGCAG TTATCGCAGGTTCAACCACTTCGATGAACTATCAGGTCGGTTCTGGTTGCGTTCGTGGGCGGGATCAGCAGACTCGGTGGACAACCCTGCCTTCACACGCTCCGATGAGTTACTGCACCTGCGAGCGCTCGACCGCCCCTGCTGCTACCATGACGACACACTGTCACTGGCCTCCACCTGCCCCAGCCATGGaacacacatcaacacaatCTACCCACACAG CTCTCAGTATGGTTGGAGGGGAAGTGGAGTGAGTATGGGGGAGGGTGTGTTGGACTCCGGTAAGGCCAGTGATCTTTCCGTCTGTAGCTGGCCCGTGGAGCCCATTCACTGGACTCCATTCCCACTTTTGCAGCAACTGGCTTCCCACAGGACACCCACA GTGAGGGTTTCAAGGCCACGGTCGTACTGTGAAGGCATGGAGCTGGTGGAGATGGGGAAGAGCTGGACGGCTTGA
- the si:ch211-14k19.8 gene encoding flocculation protein FLO11 isoform X1 → MQLHACLLLFIITTDKTLVLSLSDCGGDVSVGQEPVGHISLMLPGPFTDTNRLNSVNHQSDKSISNCTWMIDIPLGKSLILKVALLDSGSRISVHCVWNKEDHGQVLERGGTALLSGCDGNKATLTWTGVGHSSNVIQLSYHVQEDERNSSLDNTSPYSVRDHMHSTRIGTSFTSTAPPELVRRTETVRGHLHEGLESSTRLQSVSGPSSLEQDLLHPTSPLQGLSADERGTLPFPEEGPNNGADTSGVAHRTDSPVSATHPYFQHALHTEPSNTETSSSNELPQTQTALTDATASKSSTFIGTGTYKPATSHTVTHSTSQSYHTLSTSITVPITSSPSELPLLTTWENATVLIPHSGTPGESQAHSRRNQRSTDRIISDLTSAITTDPSESPSDPWQDSSGSVHVDRKPTGSSTSSQSHAMTQLSSTSYITESDNAFSSFHPVMSGTGSFESVASDVSSPTALFEPSGQFDDTVKLHTPTASTQSQTNLPQSTGSLTRSPHMSSTATQTQMTTERAQRRFLDRLLTTDTIPSSLGVTTVEGSTSTFTGPSPSPSEALTSAGVVQNSAVTGTTTETSTQYPTYTHELAPTNSPVHPVPSSTFLQQSATTHTHTTDISHNSHTPTSLSSVTESTTMPKVFANHQTEPTSAQTSTMKSASSLTPSHEYISTTLSSLLSFTSARSDNGDRDADVETEDESWQPFHSISSTRTPTAGPPQRHPPWTTPHSGQESSAAPTASPLTSEPTQCSTTSRTPQFYIVPDQPAAVRVESIELLLQIIVEESRSAFTSGLEEDTIAWVEPYLQKAPGFSRLLGVWSSGHAVQSLVEFKASGALHWLSVTGPNSLLERTGLAQAARERRSFRSSKITNITLGGLQGDVCDWLLQCPAGYRCASHPETAAYNCSSACHFDYCHHHGICTHHPGQLPVCRCLVGDDFWYMGQRCDMRMTRARLVGACLAVLLIMVAVIGVLAFVAVRRYRAILIQAKVDQTRSSYRRFNHFDELSGRFWLRSWAGSADSVDNPAFTRSDELLHLRALDRPCCYHDDTLSLASTCPSHGTHINTIYPHSSQYGWRGSGVSMGEGVLDSGKASDLSVCSWPVEPIHWTPFPLLQQLASHRTPTQVRVSRPRSYCEGMELVEMGKSWTA, encoded by the exons ATGCAGCTTCACGCCTGcctgctgctttttattatCACAACAG aTAAAACATTGGTCTTGTCGCTCTCAGACTGTGGTGGAGATGTCAGTGTGGGTCAGGAGCCAGTCGGTCACATTAGTCTCATGTTACCTGGACCTTTTACTGACACTAACAGGCTCAACTCTGTGAACCACCAGTCTGACAAAAGCATTTCAAACTGTACATGGATGATTGATATTCCATTAGGTAAGTCCCTCATTTTAAAGGTAGCGTTGTTGGACAGCGGTTCACGGATATCAGTGCACTGTGTCTGGAACAAAGAAGATCATGGTCAGGTCCTGGAGAGAGGGGGGACAGCTCTGCTCTCCGGCTGTGATGGAAACAAAGCCACCCTCACTTGGACAGGAGTGGGACACTCCTCAAATGTAATTCAGCTGTCCTATCATG TCCAGGAAGATGAGAGGAATTCCTCGTTGGACAACACCAGCCCATATTCAGTCCGAGACCATATGCATTCGACTCGGATAGGCACCAGCTTTACAAGCACAGCTCCTCCAGAGTTGGTGAGAAGGACAGAGACGGTGAGAGGTCACCTCCATGAAGGTCTGGAGTCGAGTACAAGACTTCAGTCTGTGTCTGGTCCGTCCTCTCTGGAGCAGGACCTGCTACACCCCACCTCACCCCTACAGGGACTCAGTGCTGATGAGAGGGGAACTCTCCCTTTTCCTGAGGAAGGACCAAACAATGGAGCGGATACATCTGGTGTTGCTCACCGCACCGATAGTCCCGTATCTGCAACACACCCCTATTTTCAGCATGCACTCCACACAGAACcatcaaacacagaaacaagctCTAGCAATGAGCTCCCTCAAACCCAGACGGCACTGACAGATGCAACAGCCAGTAAATCCAGCACCTTTATTGGCACAGGCACATACAAACCTGCAACAAGTCACACGGTTACACATTCAACCTCACAAAGTTATCACACACTGTCCACCTCCATTACCGTGCCTATCACTTCTTCTCCGTCTGAGCTACCTCTCCTGACAACCTGGGAGAATGCTACTGTCCTAATCCCTCATAGTGGGACACCTGGGGAGAGTCAAGCCCACTCCAGGAGAAACCAGAGAAGCACAGACCGAATCATCTCAGATCTGACCTCTGCTATCACTACTGACCCTTCAGAGTCACCCTCTGACCCTTGGCAGGATTCCTCAGGCAGTGTGCATGTTGATAGAAAACCCACTGGATCATCTACATCCTCACAGTCTCATGCCATGACTCAGCTGTCATCCACCAGCTACATCACAGAGTCTGACAATGCTTTTAGTTCATTTCATCCAGTCATGAGTGGAACCGGCTCATTTGAATCAGTAGCATCTGATGTTTCCAGTCCAACGGCTTTGTTTGAGCCTTCTGGTCAATTTGATGACACAGTGAAGCTGCACACTCCCACTGCTTCCACACAGAGTCAAACTAACTTGCCGCAAAGCACAGGGAGCCTCACACGCTCTCCTCACATGTCTTCTacagccacacagacacaaatgacGACAGAGAGGGCTCAAAGAAGGTTCCTTGATAGACTTTTGACCACAGACACTATTCCCTCCTCCCTCGGTGTTACAACAGTTGAAGGCAGTACTTCAACTTTCACAGGTCCATCACCATCACCCAGTGAAGCACTGACATCGGCAGGTGTTGTCCAAAACTCAGCTGTAACAGGAACAACTACCGAAACGTCTACACAATATCCAACTTACACACATGAACTCGCACCAACAAATTCACCTGTTCATCCTGTACCATCCAGTACTTTTCTACAGCAGTCTGCAACTACTCACACACATACCACCGACATTTCACACAACTCTCACACACCCAcatctctgtcctctgtgacCGAGTCCACCACCATGCCAAAAGTCTTTGCCAACCACCAAACTGAGCCTACATCAGCACAAACATCAACAATGAAATCTGCATCTTCACTCACACCATCCCATGAATACATTAGTACTACGCTTTCGTCTCTGCTGTCATTCACAAGTGCAAGATCAGATAACGGTGATAGAGATGCAGACGTAGAGACGGAGGATGAGTCTTGGCAACCTTTTCACAGCATCTCATCCACACGCACTCCCACAGCTGGACCACCACAGCGACATCCACCATGGACAACCCCACATTCAGGTCAGGAGAGCAGTGCAGCACCCACAGCTTCTCCCTTAACCTCTGAACCCACTCAGTGCTCCACAACCAGTCGGACACCCCAGTTTTACATCGTGCCAGACCAGCCTGCAGCTGTTCGAG TGGAGTCaattgagctgctgctgcaaataATTGTTGAAGAGTCCAGATCAGCTTTTACCTCTGGCTTGGAGGAGGACACTATTGCCTGG GTGGAACCTTATCTACAGAAAGCCCCAGGGTTCAGCAGGCTGCTGGGGGTCTGGAGCAG tggCCATGCAGTGCAGAGTTTGGTGGAGTTTAAAGCCAGCGGTGCTCTGCACTGGCTCAGTGTGACGGGTCCAAACTCACTGCTGGAACGAACAGGTCTCGCTCAGGCTGCTCGTGAAAGGAGGAGCTTCAGATCGTCCAAGATCACCAACATCACACTGGGAG GTCTGCAGGGCGACGTGTGTGACTGGTTACTTCAGTGTCCTGCAGGCTACAGATGTGCGTCCCACCCTGAAACTGCAGCATATAACTGCTCCTCCGCCTGTCACTTTGACTACTGTCACCACCATGGCATCTGTACGCACCATCCAGGCCAACTCCCAGTGTGCCG CTGCCTTGTGGGAGACGACTTCTGGTACATGGGCCAGAGGTGCGACATGAGGATGACTCGTGCGCGGCTCGTGGGTGCGTGTCTTGCAGTCTTACTCATCATGGTGGCAGTCATCGGGGTTTTGGCCTTTGTGGCAGTGCGACGCTACCGAGCCATTCTGATCCAGGCTAAAGTCGACCAAACTCGCAGCAG TTATCGCAGGTTCAACCACTTCGATGAACTATCAGGTCGGTTCTGGTTGCGTTCGTGGGCGGGATCAGCAGACTCGGTGGACAACCCTGCCTTCACACGCTCCGATGAGTTACTGCACCTGCGAGCGCTCGACCGCCCCTGCTGCTACCATGACGACACACTGTCACTGGCCTCCACCTGCCCCAGCCATGGaacacacatcaacacaatCTACCCACACAG CTCTCAGTATGGTTGGAGGGGAAGTGGAGTGAGTATGGGGGAGGGTGTGTTGGACTCCGGTAAGGCCAGTGATCTTTCCGTCTGTAGCTGGCCCGTGGAGCCCATTCACTGGACTCCATTCCCACTTTTGCAGCAACTGGCTTCCCACAGGACACCCACA CAGGTGAGGGTTTCAAGGCCACGGTCGTACTGTGAAGGCATGGAGCTGGTGGAGATGGGGAAGAGCTGGACGGCTTGA